A stretch of Flavobacterium sp. N2270 DNA encodes these proteins:
- a CDS encoding DUF1573 domain-containing protein → MLKKTLSLALLVTTLIACNEKGSSKITEQDMKSVEAEKALAGKFPKIELDKLEHDFGTINEGDVVDVEFIVKNVGEADLIIADAKGSCGCTVPEPPKEPIAPGQSAPIKVSFNSNGKPGQQSKTVTLTTNTEMGNEVFNIKANVTPKSK, encoded by the coding sequence ATGTTAAAAAAGACATTAAGTTTAGCTTTATTAGTTACAACACTTATTGCGTGCAATGAAAAAGGTTCTTCAAAAATAACAGAACAAGACATGAAATCAGTTGAAGCGGAAAAAGCTTTAGCAGGAAAATTTCCAAAAATTGAATTAGATAAACTTGAACACGATTTTGGAACTATTAATGAAGGTGATGTTGTAGATGTAGAATTTATAGTAAAAAATGTTGGAGAAGCAGATTTAATTATTGCTGATGCAAAAGGAAGTTGTGGATGTACAGTACCAGAACCACCTAAAGAACCTATTGCTCCAGGTCAATCTGCTCCAATAAAAGTTTCTTTTAATTCTAATGGTAAACCAGGGCAACAAAGTAAAACAGTTACTTTAACAACAAATACTGAAATGGGTAATGAGGTTTTTAATATTAAAGCAAATGTTACACCAAAATCTAAATAA